In Symmachiella dynata, the following are encoded in one genomic region:
- a CDS encoding YkgJ family cysteine cluster protein has protein sequence MNETYECDKCGACCQGGLIVEADWLDLSREPRLLEADRHRAGWTLDEALTDLEEPGKAMIVAAGCHCPFLNGDNHCEIHPTRPTVCVGLQAGDEQWQAARKDAGLEPLLPLSEQGELCECEKPGHFHSGVPGILAHVENGKIAADAKVERCDLCARYPTDEAAREKLIELGKICEADPASEGETGDRGELVVWILTIHTESSPKLTVWKTYESTRLGLYDHVK, from the coding sequence ATGAATGAAACGTATGAGTGCGACAAGTGCGGCGCATGCTGTCAGGGCGGATTGATCGTCGAAGCCGACTGGCTCGATCTCTCCCGTGAGCCGCGACTCCTCGAAGCCGACCGGCACCGCGCCGGATGGACACTCGACGAGGCGCTAACAGATTTGGAAGAGCCAGGCAAAGCGATGATAGTCGCTGCCGGCTGTCACTGTCCGTTTCTGAATGGCGACAATCACTGCGAAATCCATCCCACTCGACCCACCGTTTGCGTGGGCCTGCAGGCAGGGGACGAGCAGTGGCAGGCTGCCAGGAAGGATGCTGGACTCGAACCGTTGCTTCCGTTATCGGAGCAAGGAGAGCTTTGTGAGTGCGAAAAACCGGGACATTTCCATTCGGGAGTTCCCGGCATTCTGGCTCACGTGGAAAACGGCAAGATCGCAGCGGATGCGAAAGTCGAACGTTGTGATCTCTGTGCACGGTATCCGACCGATGAGGCGGCACGAGAAAAGCTCATTGAGCTGGGTAAGATTTGCGAGGCGGACCCGGCAAGCGAAGGCGAGACCGGTGATCGAGGAGAACTCGTGGTGTGGATTCTGACGATCCACACCGAAAGTTCACCAAAACTGACCGTCTGGAAGACCTACGAATCGACCAGATTGGGACTGTACGATCACGTCAAATAA
- a CDS encoding helix-turn-helix domain-containing protein: protein MEKSVFTREYTALLSLLRETRQAADVTQIELAEKLGQTQSFVSKVERGERRLDVIQLRTICNVLGTSLPAFVGKLEKRLKSKNQTR from the coding sequence ATGGAAAAGTCAGTTTTCACCCGCGAATACACGGCCCTGCTTAGTCTGCTGAGGGAGACCCGGCAGGCGGCCGACGTGACGCAAATCGAACTTGCCGAGAAGCTCGGCCAGACTCAGTCTTTTGTCAGCAAAGTCGAGCGGGGTGAACGGCGGCTGGATGTCATCCAGTTGCGGACGATCTGCAATGTTTTGGGCACGTCACTTCCGGCCTTCGTCGGGAAACTTGAGAAGCGTCTGAAATCCAAGAACCAGACGCGATGA
- a CDS encoding DUF932 domain-containing protein, which produces MTNLTKAHQELFRRTPDETFATLSDLRTHCRSLRDSSRELWQQPQSLEPTTSEGVIQVTLEDGSRNRLNDWSFTQLCRMASVSKETVNRLSAETACKAFRETLPGSAKPMQCLQQDGIVRSLHGISYTRLWNADLLGVIDEFATDFQPPQTAVGGGTGLYCGEQDMFVFLIDPTGWAEIEGEAFAPGFFLWNSEVGRRSLGIQTFWFQSVCANHLVWDAVEVVDFSRKHTAKVHDGLGEIRRIIESLANKRDERRDSFVRVLSKAMTEKLGDDADQVLKELSKRGIPRGLAKTALEIAEERGAFTIFAVVDALTRLTQKATYAGDRAEADAKVASLLALAI; this is translated from the coding sequence ATGACGAATTTGACGAAAGCCCATCAGGAACTCTTTCGCCGCACCCCCGACGAGACGTTTGCCACGCTGTCGGACTTGCGGACCCACTGCCGGTCGCTTCGCGATTCATCGCGGGAACTCTGGCAGCAGCCGCAGTCACTGGAGCCTACCACTTCAGAGGGCGTCATTCAGGTCACACTGGAGGACGGCAGCCGCAATCGGCTCAACGACTGGTCGTTCACGCAGCTTTGCCGGATGGCGAGTGTCTCAAAAGAAACGGTCAACCGGCTCTCAGCCGAGACGGCTTGTAAAGCGTTTCGTGAAACGCTGCCAGGCTCGGCCAAGCCGATGCAGTGCCTGCAGCAGGACGGGATAGTTCGTTCCCTGCACGGCATTTCCTACACGCGGCTGTGGAATGCCGATCTGCTCGGTGTGATCGATGAGTTCGCCACTGACTTCCAGCCACCGCAGACCGCTGTCGGCGGTGGAACGGGACTCTATTGCGGCGAACAGGACATGTTCGTGTTCCTCATCGATCCGACCGGTTGGGCCGAGATCGAGGGGGAAGCGTTCGCGCCGGGATTCTTTTTATGGAATTCCGAAGTCGGGCGTCGTTCACTCGGTATACAGACGTTTTGGTTTCAAAGCGTCTGTGCCAATCATCTGGTTTGGGATGCGGTTGAAGTCGTGGATTTCTCACGCAAGCACACGGCCAAGGTCCATGACGGACTGGGCGAAATTCGCCGCATCATCGAAAGTCTCGCCAACAAGCGGGACGAGCGCCGCGACAGTTTCGTCCGCGTGCTCTCCAAAGCGATGACGGAGAAGCTCGGCGACGATGCCGATCAGGTCCTGAAGGAACTGTCCAAGCGGGGTATCCCCCGTGGACTGGCCAAAACCGCATTGGAAATCGCCGAGGAGCGGGGCGCATTTACGATCTTTGCGGTCGTGGACGCCCTCACACGCCTCACACAGAAGGCGACCTACGCTGGCGACCGCGCGGAAGCCGACGCCAAAGTGGCGTCACTGCTTGCACTGGCAATTTAA